The Pseudomonas iranensis genome includes a window with the following:
- a CDS encoding cold-shock protein, which translates to MATRETGNVKWFNDAKGYGFIQRDDGVDVFVHYRAIRGEGHRSLTEGQQVEYAVVTGEKGLQAEDVVGL; encoded by the coding sequence ATGGCAACACGCGAAACCGGCAACGTGAAGTGGTTCAACGACGCCAAAGGCTATGGCTTTATCCAGCGCGACGACGGCGTGGACGTGTTCGTGCACTACCGCGCGATACGCGGCGAAGGGCACCGCTCGCTGACTGAAGGTCAGCAGGTTGAGTACGCGGTGGTCACCGGCGAGAAGGGGTTGCAGGCTGAGGATGTTGTAGGCCTGTAA
- a CDS encoding putative RNA methyltransferase, which translates to MLACPICSEPLNAVENGVVCPAGHRFDRARQGYLNLLPVQHKNSRDPGDNQAMVEARRDFLNAGHYAPVARRLAELAASYAPERWVDIGCGEGYYTAQIAEALPNADGYALDISREAVKRACKRNPAITWLIASMARVPLASGSCQFLASVFSPLDWEEAKRLLSVGGGLMKVGPTRGHLMELRERLYDEVREYTDDKHLALVPAGMALAHSETLEFKLTLDKPEDRANLLAMTPHGWRASAERRAAVIEQAEPFETTVSMRYDYFVLQ; encoded by the coding sequence ATGCTCGCGTGCCCGATCTGCAGTGAGCCGCTCAATGCGGTAGAGAACGGCGTGGTCTGCCCCGCCGGGCATCGGTTTGACCGTGCGCGTCAGGGTTATCTGAACCTGTTGCCGGTGCAGCACAAGAACAGCCGCGACCCGGGCGACAATCAAGCGATGGTCGAGGCGCGGCGTGATTTCCTCAACGCCGGGCACTACGCGCCAGTTGCCAGGCGTCTGGCTGAATTGGCGGCGAGTTATGCGCCGGAGCGCTGGGTCGACATCGGTTGTGGCGAGGGTTACTACACCGCGCAAATCGCCGAGGCTTTGCCCAATGCTGACGGCTACGCGCTGGACATTTCCCGCGAAGCCGTCAAACGCGCCTGCAAGCGCAACCCGGCGATTACCTGGTTGATCGCCAGCATGGCCCGCGTGCCATTGGCTTCAGGCAGTTGCCAGTTTCTCGCCAGCGTCTTCAGTCCGCTGGATTGGGAGGAAGCCAAGCGTCTGCTCAGCGTCGGCGGTGGGCTGATGAAAGTCGGCCCGACCCGTGGCCATCTGATGGAATTGCGCGAACGCCTGTACGACGAAGTGCGCGAGTACACCGACGACAAGCACCTGGCCCTGGTGCCGGCAGGCATGGCCTTGGCGCACAGCGAAACCCTGGAATTCAAGCTGACCCTGGACAAGCCCGAGGACCGCGCCAACCTGTTGGCGATGACGCCTCACGGCTGGCGTGCCAGTGCCGAGCGTCGTGCGGCGGTGATCGAGCAGGCCGAGCCGTTCGAGACCACCGTGTCGATGCGCTACGATTATTTCGTTCTTCAATAA
- the dapE gene encoding succinyl-diaminopimelate desuccinylase, whose product MTAHADLSPTLQLAIDLIRRPSVTPVDADCQKQMMQRLGDAGFTLEPMRIEDVDNFWATHGNNDGPVLCFAGHTDVVPTGPVTAWQIDPFNAVIDEHGMLCGRGAADMKGSLASMTVAAERFVADYPNHKGKVAFLITSDEEGPAHHGTKAVVERLVARNERLDWCIVGEPSSTTLVGDVVKNGRRGSLGAKLTVKGVQGHVAYPHLAKNPIHLAAPALAELAAEHWDHGNDFFPPTSFQISNLNSGTGATNVIPGDLVAVFNFRFSTESTVEGLQKRVADILDKHGLDWHIDWALSGLPFLTEPGALLDAVSSSIKDITGRETKASTSGGTSDGRFIATMGTQVVELGPVNATIHQVNERVLAADLDVLTEIYYQTLIKLLA is encoded by the coding sequence ATGACGGCCCACGCCGACCTATCGCCGACCCTTCAACTGGCCATCGACCTGATCCGCCGTCCTTCCGTGACCCCGGTCGATGCCGACTGCCAGAAGCAGATGATGCAGCGCCTGGGCGATGCCGGTTTCACCCTGGAGCCGATGCGCATCGAAGATGTGGATAACTTCTGGGCCACTCACGGCAACAACGACGGCCCGGTGCTGTGCTTCGCCGGCCACACCGACGTGGTGCCGACCGGTCCGGTTACCGCATGGCAGATCGATCCGTTCAATGCCGTGATCGACGAACATGGCATGCTCTGCGGCCGTGGCGCGGCAGACATGAAAGGCAGCCTGGCATCGATGACAGTCGCCGCTGAACGCTTCGTCGCCGACTATCCGAATCACAAGGGCAAGGTCGCTTTCCTGATCACCAGCGATGAAGAAGGCCCGGCGCATCACGGCACCAAGGCAGTGGTCGAGCGTCTGGTCGCGCGCAACGAGCGTCTGGACTGGTGCATCGTTGGCGAGCCGTCGAGCACCACGCTGGTCGGCGATGTGGTGAAAAACGGCCGTCGCGGCTCCCTCGGCGCCAAGCTGACGGTCAAAGGCGTGCAGGGCCACGTGGCCTATCCGCATCTGGCGAAGAACCCGATCCACCTCGCCGCTCCGGCGCTGGCAGAGCTGGCCGCCGAGCACTGGGACCACGGCAACGATTTCTTCCCGCCGACCAGTTTCCAGATTTCCAACCTCAATTCCGGCACCGGCGCGACCAACGTGATCCCGGGTGATCTGGTGGCGGTGTTCAACTTCCGTTTCTCCACCGAATCGACCGTCGAAGGCCTGCAGAAACGCGTTGCCGATATTCTCGACAAGCATGGCCTGGACTGGCACATCGACTGGGCGCTGTCCGGCCTGCCATTCCTCACCGAACCGGGCGCGCTGCTCGATGCGGTGTCGTCGAGCATCAAGGACATCACCGGTCGCGAAACCAAGGCATCGACCAGCGGCGGCACCTCCGATGGCCGCTTCATCGCGACCATGGGCACGCAAGTGGTTGAACTGGGCCCGGTCAACGCGACCATCCACCAGGTCAACGAGCGCGTGCTGGCAGCCGATCTCGACGTGCTGACGGAAATCTATTACCAGACCCTGATCAAGTTGCTCGCCTGA
- a CDS encoding glycosyltransferase gives MSSRKFGLNLVVVLAIAALFTGFWALVNRPVTAPNWPQQISGFSYSPFQQGQFPQKDQYSSDDEMRRDLEIMSKLTDNIRIYSVDGSLGDIPKLAEEFGLRVTLGIWISPDQERNEREISKAIELANTSRSVVRVVVGNEALFREEITPEALIVLLDRVRAAVKVPVTTSEQWHIWEKYPQLAKHVDLIAAHVLPYWEFIPVDKAGQFVFDRARDLKKLFPKKPLLLSEVGWPSNGRMRGGADASPADQAIYLRTLVNKLNRQGFNYFVIEAFDQPWKASDEGSVGAYWGVFNAARQQKFNFEGPVVAIPQWRVLAIGSVVLALLSLTLLMIDGSALRQRGRTFLTFIAFLCGSVLVYIGYDYSQQYSTWFSLTVGFLLALGALGVFIVLLTEAHELAEAVWIHKRRREFLPVLGDSDYRPKVSIHVPCYNEPPEMVKQTLDALAALDYPDFEVLIIDNNTKDPAVWEPVRDYCATLGPRFKFFHVSPLAGFKGGALNYLIPHTAKDAEVIAVIDSDYCVHPNWLKHMVPHFADPKIAVVQSPQDYRDQNESTFKKLCYAEYKGFFHIGMVTRNDRDAIIQHGTMTMTRRSVLEELGWADWCICEDAELGLRVFEKGLSAAYYHDSYGKGLMPDTFIDFKKQRFRWAYGAIQIIKRHTRSLLRGKDTELTRGQRYHFLAGWLPWVADGMNIFFTVGALLWSAAMIIVPQRVDPPLLIFAIPPLALFVFKVGKIIFLYRRAVGVNLKDAFCAALAGLALSHTIAKAVLYGFFTSSIPFFRTPKNADNHGFWVAISEAREELFIMLLLWGAALGIFLVQGIPSNDMRFWVTMLLVQSLPYLAALIMAFLSSLPKPVAKAEPAPVV, from the coding sequence ATGTCATCGCGTAAATTTGGACTCAACCTGGTGGTGGTGCTGGCCATCGCTGCCTTGTTCACCGGTTTCTGGGCGCTGGTCAATCGCCCGGTCACGGCGCCGAACTGGCCGCAGCAAATCTCCGGCTTCTCGTATTCGCCATTCCAGCAGGGGCAATTCCCACAGAAGGATCAGTATTCGTCTGACGACGAAATGCGCCGTGACCTGGAAATCATGAGCAAGCTGACCGACAACATTCGTATCTATTCGGTCGACGGTTCGCTGGGAGACATCCCGAAACTGGCGGAGGAATTCGGCCTGCGCGTCACCCTCGGCATCTGGATCAGCCCGGACCAGGAACGCAACGAACGGGAAATCAGCAAAGCCATCGAACTGGCCAACACCTCCAGAAGCGTCGTGCGCGTGGTGGTCGGCAACGAGGCGCTGTTTCGCGAAGAGATCACCCCGGAAGCGCTGATCGTTCTGCTGGATCGGGTGCGCGCTGCGGTCAAAGTACCGGTGACCACCTCCGAGCAATGGCATATCTGGGAGAAATACCCGCAACTGGCCAAGCACGTTGACCTGATCGCCGCCCACGTCCTGCCCTACTGGGAATTCATTCCGGTGGACAAGGCCGGCCAGTTCGTCTTCGACCGCGCCCGCGATCTGAAGAAACTGTTTCCGAAAAAACCGCTGCTGCTCTCCGAGGTCGGCTGGCCGAGCAACGGTCGCATGCGCGGTGGCGCCGATGCCTCGCCGGCAGATCAGGCGATTTACCTGCGCACACTGGTCAACAAGCTCAATCGCCAGGGCTTCAACTACTTCGTGATCGAAGCGTTCGACCAGCCGTGGAAGGCCAGCGATGAAGGTTCGGTCGGCGCCTACTGGGGCGTGTTCAACGCCGCGCGCCAGCAGAAATTCAATTTCGAAGGCCCGGTGGTGGCGATTCCGCAATGGCGCGTGCTGGCCATCGGCTCGGTGGTGCTGGCGCTGCTGTCGCTGACCCTGCTGATGATCGACGGCTCGGCGCTGCGCCAGCGCGGTCGCACGTTCCTGACGTTTATCGCGTTCCTCTGCGGTTCGGTGCTGGTGTACATCGGTTACGACTACAGCCAGCAATACAGCACGTGGTTCAGCCTCACGGTCGGATTCCTCCTGGCGCTCGGTGCGCTCGGGGTGTTCATCGTCCTGCTCACCGAGGCCCATGAACTGGCCGAAGCGGTGTGGATTCACAAGCGCCGTCGGGAATTCCTGCCAGTGTTGGGCGATTCCGATTACCGACCGAAAGTCTCGATCCATGTGCCGTGCTACAACGAGCCGCCAGAGATGGTCAAACAGACCCTCGACGCACTGGCCGCACTCGATTATCCCGACTTCGAAGTCCTGATCATCGACAACAACACCAAGGACCCGGCGGTGTGGGAACCGGTGCGCGATTACTGCGCAACCCTCGGCCCGCGCTTCAAGTTCTTCCACGTATCGCCGCTGGCCGGTTTCAAGGGCGGCGCGCTGAATTACCTGATCCCGCACACAGCCAAGGATGCCGAGGTCATTGCCGTGATCGACTCCGACTACTGCGTGCACCCCAACTGGCTCAAGCACATGGTGCCGCACTTCGCCGACCCAAAAATCGCCGTAGTGCAGTCGCCGCAGGATTATCGCGACCAGAACGAAAGCACCTTCAAGAAGCTCTGCTACGCCGAATACAAGGGCTTCTTCCATATCGGCATGGTCACTCGCAACGACCGTGACGCGATCATTCAGCACGGCACCATGACCATGACCCGCCGTTCCGTGCTGGAAGAATTGGGCTGGGCTGACTGGTGCATCTGTGAAGACGCCGAGCTCGGTCTGCGCGTGTTCGAGAAGGGCCTGTCGGCGGCGTATTACCACGACAGCTACGGCAAGGGCCTGATGCCGGATACCTTCATCGACTTCAAGAAACAGCGTTTCCGCTGGGCCTATGGCGCGATCCAGATCATCAAGCGCCACACCCGCAGCCTGCTGCGCGGCAAGGACACCGAACTGACTCGCGGTCAGCGTTATCACTTCCTCGCTGGCTGGCTGCCGTGGGTCGCCGATGGCATGAACATCTTCTTCACCGTTGGCGCGCTGTTGTGGTCGGCGGCGATGATCATCGTGCCGCAACGGGTCGATCCGCCGCTGCTGATTTTCGCAATCCCGCCACTGGCGCTGTTCGTGTTCAAGGTCGGCAAGATCATCTTTCTCTATCGCCGCGCCGTCGGTGTGAATCTGAAGGATGCGTTCTGCGCGGCACTGGCCGGGCTGGCGTTGTCGCACACCATCGCCAAAGCGGTGCTGTACGGTTTCTTCACCAGCAGCATTCCGTTTTTCCGCACGCCAAAAAACGCTGACAACCACGGCTTCTGGGTGGCGATCAGCGAGGCTCGCGAAGAGTTGTTCATCATGCTGTTGCTGTGGGGCGCGGCGCTGGGGATCTTCCTCGTGCAGGGCATTCCGAGCAATGACATGCGCTTCTGGGTGACCATGCTGCTGGTGCAGTCGCTGCCGTATCTGGCTGCGCTGATCATGGCGTTCCTGTCGTCGCTGCCCAAACCTGTGGCCAAGGCTGAGCCGGCACCGGTCGTCTAA
- the tcdA gene encoding tRNA cyclic N6-threonylcarbamoyladenosine(37) synthase TcdA has translation MVMSTEDPRFAGIARLYGIEGLERLRAAHVAIVGVGGVGSWAAEAMARCGVGEISLFDLDDVCVSNANRQLHALDSTVGKPKVEVMAERLRGINPDCTVHAVADFVTRDTMAEYITPNIDCVIDCIDAVNAKAALIAWCKRRKIQIITTGGAGGQIDPTLIQVCDLNRTFNDPLASKVRSTLRRDYGFSRTVTRHYSVPCVFSTEQLRYPKPDGSICLQKSFVGDGVKLDCAGGFGAVMMVTATFGMVAATKAVDKIVAGVRRPADRVKPQA, from the coding sequence ATGGTCATGAGTACAGAAGATCCGCGGTTTGCAGGTATCGCCCGTTTATATGGCATCGAGGGCCTGGAACGCTTGCGCGCCGCCCATGTGGCGATCGTCGGCGTCGGTGGCGTCGGCTCCTGGGCGGCGGAAGCCATGGCGCGTTGCGGGGTTGGCGAGATCTCGCTGTTCGACCTCGACGACGTCTGCGTCAGCAATGCCAACCGCCAGTTGCATGCGCTGGACAGCACCGTCGGCAAACCCAAGGTCGAGGTGATGGCCGAGCGTCTGCGCGGGATCAACCCCGATTGCACGGTGCACGCCGTGGCCGATTTCGTTACCCGCGACACCATGGCCGAATACATCACGCCGAACATCGACTGCGTGATCGACTGCATCGATGCGGTCAATGCCAAAGCGGCGCTGATCGCCTGGTGCAAACGCCGCAAGATCCAGATTATTACCACTGGCGGGGCGGGCGGGCAGATTGACCCGACGCTGATTCAGGTCTGCGATCTGAACCGCACCTTCAACGATCCGCTGGCTTCGAAAGTGCGCTCGACCTTGCGTCGTGACTACGGCTTTTCCCGCACCGTGACCCGCCACTACAGCGTGCCGTGTGTGTTTTCCACCGAACAGCTGCGCTACCCGAAACCGGACGGCAGCATTTGTCTGCAGAAGAGTTTTGTCGGCGATGGCGTGAAGCTCGACTGCGCCGGCGGGTTTGGCGCGGTGATGATGGTTACCGCGACATTTGGCATGGTCGCGGCGACCAAGGCTGTGGACAAGATTGTCGCTGGTGTACGGCGCCCGGCGGACCGGGTCAAGCCTCAAGCCTGA
- a CDS encoding SufE family protein — protein MSLPVEAAEALQTFQTAAGWEQRARLLMQFGDRLPALDDAQKCEANRVHGCESQVWLVGDFRDGHWQFKASSDARMIRGLVALLLLRVNGLSAADIKQIDLPDWFNQLGLSRQLSPSRSNGLNAVLQRMNELAR, from the coding sequence ATGAGCCTGCCGGTGGAAGCGGCCGAAGCGCTGCAGACGTTTCAGACTGCGGCGGGCTGGGAACAGCGGGCGCGGTTGCTGATGCAGTTTGGTGATCGTCTGCCGGCGCTGGATGACGCGCAAAAGTGCGAGGCCAACCGGGTGCATGGCTGTGAGAGTCAGGTGTGGCTGGTCGGAGATTTCCGCGACGGACACTGGCAGTTCAAGGCAAGCAGCGATGCGCGGATGATTCGCGGGTTGGTGGCGTTGCTGCTATTGCGGGTCAACGGCTTGTCGGCGGCTGATATAAAGCAAATCGATTTGCCGGATTGGTTTAATCAGCTCGGCCTGTCCCGCCAGCTATCGCCATCGCGCAGCAATGGCCTCAATGCCGTGCTTCAGCGGATGAATGAGTTGGCTCGCTGA
- a CDS encoding aminotransferase class V-fold PLP-dependent enzyme — MMIPSPWRADFPAIAALQRQDQTYLDSAATTQKPQALLDALTHYYANGAANVHRAQHLPGAHATQAFEDSRRKVGQWLNAGDSGQIIFTHGATSALNLLAYGLEPLFQPGDEIVISALEHHANLLPWQQLAQRRQLKLVILPLDADGLIDLGAAVHLIGPRTRLLAVSQLSNVLGAWQPLTALLGMAKAQNALTVVDGAQGVVHGRHDVQALGCDFYVFSSHKLYGPDGLGVLFGRNAALEQLQHWQFGGEMVLDANYQDSRFRPAPLGFEAGTPPIASVIGLGATLDYLAGLDQDAVSAHEAALHDYLLRGLAARNGIRLLGKPQLALASFVVEGVHNADLAHLLTEQGIAVRAGHHCAMPLMKSFELAGAIRVSLALYNESEDLERFFEALDQALEMLR; from the coding sequence ATGATGATCCCCTCCCCCTGGCGCGCCGATTTCCCGGCTATCGCCGCCCTGCAACGGCAAGACCAGACCTATCTGGACAGCGCCGCCACCACGCAAAAACCCCAGGCCCTGCTCGACGCACTGACGCATTACTACGCCAACGGCGCGGCCAATGTGCATCGTGCGCAACACCTGCCCGGTGCCCACGCGACGCAAGCGTTCGAAGACAGTCGGCGCAAGGTTGGCCAATGGCTGAATGCCGGTGACAGCGGGCAAATCATCTTCACCCACGGCGCCACCAGTGCGCTGAATCTGCTGGCTTATGGTCTGGAGCCTCTGTTTCAGCCGGGCGATGAGATTGTCATCAGCGCTCTGGAGCATCACGCCAACCTGCTGCCGTGGCAGCAACTGGCGCAACGCCGTCAGCTGAAACTGGTGATCCTGCCGCTGGATGCCGACGGCCTGATCGACCTCGGCGCTGCCGTGCATCTGATCGGCCCGCGCACGCGTTTGTTGGCGGTCAGCCAGTTGTCCAATGTCCTCGGCGCCTGGCAGCCACTGACCGCTTTGCTGGGCATGGCCAAGGCGCAGAACGCGCTGACCGTGGTCGATGGCGCGCAAGGTGTGGTGCACGGTCGGCACGATGTACAGGCGCTGGGTTGCGACTTCTATGTATTTTCCAGCCACAAGCTCTACGGCCCGGATGGCCTCGGCGTGCTGTTCGGGCGCAACGCTGCGCTGGAGCAATTGCAGCATTGGCAGTTCGGCGGCGAGATGGTGCTAGACGCCAACTATCAGGATTCGCGCTTCCGCCCGGCGCCGTTGGGGTTCGAGGCAGGCACACCGCCGATCGCCAGCGTCATCGGCCTCGGAGCGACCCTCGACTACTTGGCCGGTTTGGATCAGGACGCCGTATCTGCCCATGAAGCGGCACTGCACGACTATCTGCTGCGCGGCCTCGCCGCACGCAATGGCATTCGCCTGCTGGGCAAGCCGCAACTGGCGCTGGCCAGTTTTGTCGTCGAAGGCGTGCACAACGCCGATTTGGCGCATCTGCTCACCGAACAAGGCATCGCCGTGCGCGCCGGACATCACTGCGCCATGCCATTGATGAAAAGCTTCGAACTGGCTGGCGCGATTCGTGTGTCGTTGGCGCTGTATAACGAATCGGAAGATCTGGAGCGCTTTTTCGAGGCGCTGGATCAGGCGCTGGAGATGTTGCGATGA
- the dapD gene encoding 2,3,4,5-tetrahydropyridine-2,6-dicarboxylate N-succinyltransferase, producing the protein MSNSLFSIAFGVGTQNRQGAWLEVFYAQPLLNPSAELVAAVAPILGYTEGNQAITFTTAQAAQLAEAVKGIDAVQGKLLTRLAESHKPLVATLLAEDAQLTSTPEAYLKLHLLSHRLVKPHGVSLAGIFPLLPNVAWTSQGAIDLSELAEMQLEARLRGELLEVFSVDKFPKMTDYVVPAGVRIADAARLRLGAYVGEGTTVMHEGFINFNAGTEGPGMIEGRVSAGVFVGKGSDLGGGCSTMGTLSGGGNIVIKVGEGCLIGANAGIGIPLGDRNTVESGLYVTAGTKVALLDENNNLVKVVKARELAGQTDLLFRRNSETGAVECKTHKSAIELNEALHAHN; encoded by the coding sequence ATGTCCAATTCCCTGTTCAGCATCGCTTTTGGTGTCGGCACCCAGAACCGTCAAGGCGCATGGCTGGAAGTGTTCTACGCTCAGCCACTGCTCAACCCTTCGGCCGAACTGGTCGCGGCTGTTGCGCCGATCCTCGGTTACACCGAAGGCAACCAGGCCATCACCTTCACCACCGCCCAGGCTGCGCAACTGGCTGAAGCCGTGAAAGGCATCGACGCCGTGCAAGGCAAGCTGCTGACCCGCCTGGCTGAAAGCCACAAGCCGCTGGTCGCCACGCTGCTGGCCGAAGACGCGCAACTGACCTCCACGCCTGAGGCCTACCTCAAGCTGCATCTGCTCTCGCACCGTCTGGTCAAGCCGCACGGCGTGAGCCTGGCCGGTATCTTCCCGCTGCTGCCGAACGTGGCGTGGACGAGCCAGGGCGCGATCGACTTGAGCGAACTGGCGGAAATGCAACTCGAAGCGCGCCTGCGCGGCGAGCTTCTGGAAGTGTTCTCGGTGGACAAGTTCCCGAAAATGACCGACTACGTGGTACCGGCTGGCGTGCGTATCGCTGATGCCGCACGTCTGCGTCTGGGCGCCTATGTCGGCGAAGGCACCACCGTCATGCACGAAGGTTTCATCAACTTCAACGCTGGCACCGAAGGCCCGGGCATGATCGAAGGCCGCGTTTCCGCTGGCGTCTTCGTCGGCAAGGGTTCGGACCTGGGCGGCGGTTGCTCGACCATGGGCACCCTGTCGGGCGGTGGCAACATCGTGATCAAGGTCGGCGAAGGCTGCCTGATCGGCGCCAACGCCGGTATCGGTATTCCGCTGGGCGACCGCAACACTGTGGAATCGGGCCTGTACGTGACCGCCGGTACCAAGGTTGCGCTGCTGGACGAAAACAACAATCTGGTCAAGGTTGTGAAGGCGCGTGAGCTGGCTGGTCAGACTGATCTGCTGTTCCGTCGCAACTCGGAAACCGGTGCTGTGGAATGCAAGACCCACAAATCGGCGATCGAACTGAACGAAGCGCTGCACGCTCACAACTAA
- a CDS encoding ArsC family reductase: MAVSSKTLHLFGIKACDTMKKARTWLDEHAVSYDFHDYKTAGIDREHLTQWCDEHGWQTVLNRAGTTFRKLDDERKADLDQAKAIELMLAQPSMIKRPVLDLGDRTLIGFKPDIYAAALK, from the coding sequence TTGGCCGTTTCAAGTAAAACGTTGCACCTTTTCGGCATCAAAGCCTGCGACACCATGAAAAAGGCGCGCACCTGGCTCGATGAACACGCTGTCAGCTATGACTTTCACGATTACAAGACCGCCGGCATTGACCGTGAGCACCTGACCCAATGGTGCGACGAGCACGGCTGGCAAACCGTGTTGAACCGCGCCGGCACGACCTTTCGCAAACTCGACGACGAACGCAAAGCCGATCTCGACCAAGCGAAAGCCATCGAACTGATGCTCGCACAACCCTCGATGATCAAGCGCCCGGTGCTCGATCTCGGTGACCGAACCCTGATTGGCTTCAAGCCAGATATCTACGCGGCCGCTCTGAAGTAA
- a CDS encoding Na+/H+ antiporter, which yields MQTAYTVLILLMLVSVSRLVGRVIPLPLPLVQIAAGALLAWPTLGLHVALDPELFLFLFLPPLLFSDGWRMPKRALWQLRGPILTLAVGLVLFTVVGAGYFIHWLLPTIPLPVAFALAAVLSPTDAVAVSAIAQNRLPTPLMHMLQGEALMNDASGLVTFKFALAAAVTGVFSLTNASLTFVAVALGGLAVGVALSWLVGRLRAWMIARGWDDPATHVVFMLLLPFAAYVLAERLGASGILSAVAAGMMQSWLDLLPRQTSTRLLNRSVWALLEFAFNGLIFLLLGLQLPDIIKAVVSHEPTLWPTLFYRCLDVLAIFVALVLLRFIWVQSIWRLSVLLRRVRGKGELTQVPTARSCWLLTVGGVRGAVTLAGVMSVPMLIGAEAFPERDLLIFIAAGVILLSLVSACIALPLLLRGIDKSPDDKRRQEVRDAWRKTAEAAIHSLESEEVVPQDAAQAALAAELKARIMSEYRHQLDVFNDSAEAQALAFQMDLLERRLRLKALRAQRLELYSLSRQHQIGDDVLREVLGELDLSEANLGQVKS from the coding sequence ATGCAAACTGCTTACACCGTCCTCATCCTGCTGATGCTGGTCAGCGTCTCGCGACTGGTCGGGCGGGTCATCCCGCTGCCGTTGCCGTTGGTGCAAATTGCTGCCGGTGCCTTGCTCGCCTGGCCGACGCTTGGCCTGCACGTCGCCCTCGATCCCGAATTGTTCCTGTTTCTGTTCCTGCCGCCGTTGTTGTTTTCCGATGGCTGGCGCATGCCCAAACGCGCGCTCTGGCAATTGCGCGGGCCGATACTGACCCTGGCCGTGGGCCTTGTGCTGTTCACCGTGGTCGGTGCCGGCTATTTCATTCATTGGCTGTTGCCGACGATTCCGCTGCCGGTAGCCTTCGCCCTTGCGGCCGTGTTGTCGCCAACCGACGCCGTAGCGGTTTCAGCGATTGCGCAGAACCGCTTGCCGACGCCGCTGATGCACATGCTGCAAGGCGAGGCGCTGATGAACGATGCATCGGGTCTGGTGACTTTCAAGTTCGCCCTCGCTGCTGCGGTCACGGGTGTGTTCTCGTTGACCAATGCCAGTCTGACCTTCGTTGCGGTGGCGCTCGGTGGCCTGGCTGTGGGTGTAGCGTTGAGCTGGCTGGTCGGGCGCCTGCGCGCATGGATGATCGCCCGGGGCTGGGACGATCCGGCCACTCACGTGGTGTTCATGTTGCTGCTGCCCTTCGCCGCTTATGTACTGGCCGAACGTTTGGGCGCCTCGGGCATTCTTTCCGCTGTGGCAGCGGGGATGATGCAGAGCTGGCTCGATCTGCTGCCACGCCAGACCAGCACGCGACTGCTTAATCGCAGCGTTTGGGCGCTGCTCGAATTTGCGTTCAATGGCTTGATCTTCCTGCTGCTTGGCCTGCAATTGCCAGACATCATCAAAGCTGTGGTCAGCCATGAGCCGACGCTGTGGCCGACGCTGTTCTATCGCTGCCTCGATGTGCTGGCGATCTTCGTCGCGCTGGTGTTGCTGCGCTTCATCTGGGTGCAGAGCATCTGGCGCTTGTCGGTGTTGCTGCGCCGAGTGCGCGGCAAGGGCGAGCTGACGCAAGTGCCGACGGCGCGTTCATGCTGGTTGCTGACGGTGGGCGGTGTGCGCGGGGCGGTGACGCTGGCGGGCGTGATGTCGGTGCCGATGCTGATCGGCGCCGAGGCTTTTCCTGAACGCGACTTGCTGATCTTCATTGCTGCCGGGGTGATTCTGCTGTCGCTGGTCTCGGCCTGTATCGCGCTGCCCTTGCTGCTGCGCGGCATCGACAAAAGTCCCGACGACAAGCGTCGTCAGGAAGTGCGCGACGCCTGGCGCAAGACAGCCGAAGCGGCGATTCACTCGCTGGAAAGCGAAGAAGTGGTCCCGCAGGATGCCGCTCAAGCGGCGCTGGCAGCGGAGCTCAAGGCGCGGATCATGTCCGAATATCGCCATCAACTTGATGTGTTCAATGATTCCGCCGAGGCTCAGGCGCTGGCATTCCAGATGGATCTGCTTGAACGGCGTTTGCGCTTGAAAGCGCTGCGCGCGCAGCGTCTGGAACTCTACAGCCTCAGTCGTCAGCACCAGATCGGTGATGACGTGTTGCGAGAAGTGCTCGGGGAACTGGATTTGAGCGAGGCCAATCTGGGCCAGGTCAAGTCGTAG